In one Flavobacteriales bacterium genomic region, the following are encoded:
- a CDS encoding glycosyltransferase family 1 protein — protein MRIAVNTRLLLPDKLEGIGWFTHEVMRRIVQAHPEHEFLFLFDRPYDERFIYGHNVRPVVMGPPTRHPLLYRLWFDWLLPRKLRDLKADAFISPDGFVALRSTVPALAVVHDLNFEHYPEDLPRAYSRYYRSYFPRFARHATRLATVSEFSRRDIAARYEVDEGRIDVLYNGVGEAFRPLDPSERSAARARLTGGAPYFVCIGSLHPRKNIARLLLAFDQLLIQHPSDMRLVIVGERFWWDQRMEQAWKQVRHKERVVFTGRLGQDELHKALGAAHALAFISYFEGFGIPVAEAMRCGVPVVAAETSCLPEVAGDAAHYCDPFSVASISRALYEVWGDGALCDQLRRAGLKRSERYTWEKAAEALWASFERMCHDAGLHPAAMSLRPDPVAIPRTTDTR, from the coding sequence ATGCGCATCGCCGTCAACACCCGACTGCTGCTGCCGGACAAGCTCGAGGGCATCGGCTGGTTCACCCATGAGGTGATGAGGCGCATCGTGCAGGCGCATCCGGAGCACGAGTTCCTCTTCCTCTTCGACCGGCCGTACGATGAGCGCTTCATCTACGGGCACAATGTGCGTCCCGTGGTGATGGGTCCGCCCACGCGGCATCCGTTGCTCTACCGGCTGTGGTTCGACTGGCTGCTCCCGCGGAAGCTGCGGGACCTGAAAGCCGATGCGTTCATCAGCCCCGATGGATTCGTGGCCCTGCGGAGCACGGTGCCTGCGCTCGCCGTGGTGCACGACCTCAACTTCGAGCATTACCCGGAGGACCTTCCCCGCGCGTACAGTCGCTACTACCGTTCCTACTTCCCGCGGTTCGCCCGCCACGCCACGAGGCTTGCCACCGTGAGCGAATTCAGCCGGCGCGACATCGCTGCCCGGTACGAGGTGGACGAAGGGCGCATCGATGTGCTCTACAATGGCGTCGGCGAGGCCTTCCGGCCGCTGGATCCATCGGAGCGTTCGGCCGCCCGCGCCCGGCTCACCGGTGGAGCGCCCTACTTCGTCTGCATAGGGTCCCTGCATCCCCGCAAGAACATCGCGCGCCTCCTCCTCGCCTTCGACCAGCTGCTCATCCAGCACCCGAGCGATATGCGGCTGGTGATCGTGGGTGAGCGTTTCTGGTGGGACCAGCGCATGGAGCAGGCCTGGAAGCAGGTGCGGCACAAGGAACGCGTGGTGTTCACCGGCAGGCTCGGGCAGGACGAGTTGCACAAGGCCCTCGGCGCGGCGCATGCACTCGCCTTCATCAGCTACTTCGAGGGGTTCGGCATCCCCGTGGCCGAAGCCATGCGCTGCGGCGTTCCCGTGGTGGCGGCCGAGACTTCTTGCCTGCCCGAGGTGGCGGGCGATGCCGCCCACTACTGCGATCCGTTCAGCGTGGCCTCCATCAGCCGCGCCCTCTATGAGGTCTGGGGCGATGGGGCCCTCTGCGACCAGCTGCGCAGGGCCGGGCTCAAGCGCAGTGAGCGCTACACATGGGAGAAGGCCGCTGAGGCGCTATGGGCCAGCTTCGAGCGCATGTGCCATGATGCCGGCCTGCATCCTGCTGCGATGAGCCTTCGCCCGGACCCCGTCGCCATACCCCGCACCACCGACACACGCTAG
- the pheT gene encoding phenylalanine--tRNA ligase subunit beta: MQRKYRQGIFAGLRRALTRAGDGISMRISWNWLKDYVDTALTPHEAAEVLTSTGLEVESVEPFEPVKGMLAGVVVGHVLQCTKHPDADRLSVTLVDLGSGEPVQIVCGAPNVATGQKVLVATVGAILHMGDGGSLTIKRSSIRGQESHGMICAEDELGLGHSHDGILVLDAAAVPGTPAARHLGLVSDHVLEIGLTPNRTDAMGHVGVARDLIAALRYRQGLAMELGLPDVSGFAQDDDARVTAVEVMDAHACPRYCGVTLTQVKVGPSPQWLRDRLVAIGLKPVNNVVDVTNFVQHELGQPLHAFDADRLTDGRVVVRKAAAGEPFTTLDGKERRLDASDLVIADAVKPACIAGVFGGLDSGVTEATTAVFLESACFDAATIRRTARRHALSTDASFRFERGVDPEITVYALKRAAMLLREVAGARVSSPVIDIDHSRRSRAEVRLRFAEVERLTGIAIAPDQVVRALELLDFRVLERTAAVLTLQVPAYRVDVSRPADVIEEILRIHGYDRVPLPARLMVPMVAREPLTLESLRHGTAMHLAARGFREIMTPSLINARRAVESGSAETAALVMLSNPLSSELDALRPTLLTGALQALAHNLNRQQRDLRLFERGRIYAAQGSASRETETLALALTGRAGRESWRAKGRSVERADAQEEVEALLARLGLLAQVQWTDAAHPLLDACAELRVGHRSMGVLGQVKARELRAAEVNQPVLYAELNEEALLDACRGSATTFEEVPRFPAVRRDLSLLLPAGARFEDLRRIALHAERKLLREVGLFDVYEGDKLPAGKKSYALSFILQDPGRTLTDEQVDKAMGRIRAALEKEAGAELRG; encoded by the coding sequence ATGCAGCGAAAATACCGGCAGGGTATCTTCGCCGGCCTTCGCCGGGCATTAACGCGCGCGGGCGACGGCATCAGCATGCGGATCTCCTGGAACTGGCTCAAGGACTACGTCGACACCGCCCTCACGCCGCACGAGGCTGCCGAGGTGCTCACCAGCACGGGCCTTGAAGTGGAAAGCGTGGAGCCCTTCGAGCCCGTGAAGGGGATGCTCGCCGGGGTGGTGGTTGGCCATGTGCTCCAATGCACCAAGCATCCCGATGCCGACCGCTTGAGCGTGACCCTGGTGGACCTCGGTAGTGGCGAGCCGGTGCAGATTGTCTGCGGGGCACCCAATGTCGCCACTGGCCAGAAGGTATTGGTGGCAACGGTGGGGGCCATCCTGCACATGGGTGATGGCGGCAGCCTCACCATCAAGCGGAGCAGCATACGCGGGCAGGAGAGCCACGGCATGATCTGCGCCGAGGATGAACTCGGCCTGGGCCACAGCCACGACGGCATCCTGGTGCTCGATGCGGCCGCAGTGCCGGGCACACCGGCGGCCCGGCATCTGGGCCTGGTGAGCGATCACGTGCTGGAGATCGGTCTGACGCCCAATCGCACCGATGCCATGGGGCATGTAGGGGTGGCGCGCGACCTCATTGCGGCGCTCCGCTACCGGCAAGGCCTGGCGATGGAGCTGGGGCTTCCAGATGTATCCGGGTTCGCACAGGACGATGATGCACGCGTTACGGCCGTGGAGGTGATGGATGCGCATGCCTGCCCGCGCTATTGCGGCGTGACCCTCACGCAGGTGAAGGTGGGCCCTTCGCCGCAATGGCTCCGGGACCGGCTCGTGGCCATCGGCCTGAAGCCCGTGAACAATGTGGTGGACGTGACCAACTTCGTGCAGCATGAGCTCGGCCAGCCCCTGCACGCGTTCGATGCGGACCGGCTCACGGATGGACGCGTGGTGGTCCGGAAAGCCGCGGCGGGTGAGCCATTCACCACCCTCGATGGCAAGGAGCGCAGGCTCGATGCCAGCGACCTCGTGATCGCTGATGCCGTGAAGCCGGCCTGCATCGCGGGGGTGTTCGGCGGGCTTGACAGCGGCGTCACCGAGGCCACGACGGCGGTCTTCTTGGAGAGCGCCTGCTTCGATGCTGCAACCATCCGTCGTACGGCACGCCGCCACGCGCTCAGCACCGACGCTTCCTTCCGCTTCGAGCGCGGCGTGGACCCGGAGATCACCGTCTATGCGCTCAAGCGCGCCGCGATGCTGCTCCGCGAGGTGGCAGGGGCGCGCGTCAGCTCACCGGTCATCGATATCGACCATTCGCGCCGCAGCCGCGCCGAAGTGCGCCTGCGCTTCGCCGAGGTGGAGCGCCTCACCGGCATCGCCATCGCCCCCGATCAGGTGGTGCGCGCGCTGGAACTCCTGGACTTCCGGGTGCTCGAGCGCACAGCGGCGGTCCTTACCCTGCAGGTGCCGGCCTACCGGGTCGACGTATCGCGCCCGGCGGATGTCATCGAGGAGATCCTGCGCATCCATGGCTACGATCGCGTGCCGCTCCCGGCCCGGCTGATGGTGCCCATGGTCGCCCGTGAGCCCTTGACATTGGAGTCGCTGCGGCACGGCACGGCCATGCACCTCGCCGCGCGCGGGTTCCGCGAGATCATGACCCCCTCGCTCATCAACGCCCGCCGGGCCGTGGAATCCGGCAGCGCGGAAACGGCGGCGCTGGTCATGCTCAGCAATCCGCTCAGCTCGGAGCTCGACGCGCTCCGGCCCACGCTGCTCACAGGGGCGCTGCAGGCCTTGGCTCACAACCTCAACCGCCAGCAACGCGACCTGCGGCTCTTTGAGCGCGGGCGCATCTATGCCGCCCAAGGCTCGGCATCACGGGAGACCGAGACCCTCGCCCTGGCCCTCACCGGCAGGGCAGGCCGCGAGAGCTGGCGCGCCAAAGGGCGCAGTGTGGAGCGGGCGGATGCCCAGGAGGAGGTGGAGGCGCTGCTCGCACGGCTGGGCCTGCTTGCCCAGGTGCAATGGACGGACGCGGCGCACCCGCTGCTCGATGCCTGTGCGGAGCTGCGCGTGGGCCATCGATCGATGGGTGTTCTCGGCCAGGTGAAGGCCCGGGAGCTGAGGGCGGCGGAGGTGAACCAGCCGGTGCTCTACGCCGAACTGAATGAGGAAGCCCTGCTCGACGCCTGCCGGGGGAGCGCCACGACATTTGAGGAGGTGCCGCGGTTCCCGGCGGTGAGGCGCGACCTGAGTCTGCTGCTCCCCGCGGGGGCGCGGTTCGAGGATCTTCGCCGCATCGCGCTGCATGCCGAGCGCAAGCTGCTGCGCGAGGTGGGGCTCTTCGATGTGTACGAGGGCGACAAGCTTCCTGCGGGGAAGAAGAGCTATGCGCTCAGCTTCATCCTGCAGGACCCGGGACGGACACTCACGGACGAGCAGGTGGACAAGGCGATGGGGCGTATCCGTGCTGCCTTGGAGAAGGAGGCCGGTGCTGAGCTGCGCGGTTGA
- a CDS encoding sterol desaturase family protein, which yields MDYIILAIPLFFALMAVEIGWSAWARRRVYRVSDFVANLGCGIGSQVVGAFTKAGIFAIYLAVYDHWRLLTLPSTPLTWLFAFLLIDLLYYWFHRLSHEVNFLWAAHIVHHQSEEYNLSVALRQSWWQGLFSFWFYVPVALLGVHPAVIVTVGAFVTLYQFWIHTKAIGRMGPLERLFNTPSHHRVHHGSDPKYIDRNHAGTLIIWDKLFGTFQREEEEPTYGITVPLRSWDPLTANFHYWGDLFRLAGQCRTWADRLRVFLKPPGWRPLYLGGPDRPKATGRPTHRVLEDRAHRAVSGYVVAQFAVLVCATAVFLFLQESMDPPRQWLSAALILWWVMNLGALLDGRRWGVWSEVGRISLLAALIAASADLLQAPWHAVLAGALWVISVMHLLAAQRRPGSPGG from the coding sequence ATGGATTACATCATCCTTGCCATCCCGCTGTTCTTCGCCCTCATGGCGGTCGAGATCGGGTGGAGCGCATGGGCCCGAAGGAGGGTGTACCGGGTGAGCGATTTCGTGGCCAACCTCGGCTGCGGCATCGGCTCACAGGTGGTAGGGGCCTTCACCAAGGCCGGCATCTTCGCCATCTACCTGGCGGTGTACGACCACTGGCGCCTCCTCACCCTTCCCAGCACGCCGCTCACCTGGCTGTTCGCCTTCCTGCTGATCGACCTGCTCTACTACTGGTTCCACCGCCTGAGCCACGAAGTGAACTTCCTATGGGCGGCGCACATCGTTCACCACCAGAGCGAGGAGTACAACCTGAGCGTCGCCTTGCGGCAGAGCTGGTGGCAGGGGCTCTTTAGCTTCTGGTTCTACGTCCCTGTGGCGCTGCTGGGGGTGCATCCGGCGGTAATCGTCACGGTAGGCGCCTTCGTCACCCTCTACCAGTTCTGGATCCACACCAAGGCTATCGGGCGCATGGGGCCGCTCGAACGGCTCTTCAACACGCCCAGCCACCACCGCGTGCATCACGGCAGCGACCCGAAGTACATCGACCGCAACCATGCCGGTACGCTCATCATCTGGGACAAGCTCTTCGGCACTTTCCAGCGTGAGGAGGAGGAGCCTACCTACGGCATCACCGTTCCCCTGCGAAGCTGGGATCCGCTCACCGCGAATTTCCACTACTGGGGCGATCTCTTCCGGCTCGCCGGGCAATGCCGCACATGGGCCGACCGGCTGCGGGTCTTCCTGAAGCCTCCCGGTTGGCGCCCCCTTTACCTGGGCGGGCCGGACCGGCCCAAGGCAACGGGCCGCCCGACGCATCGAGTGCTCGAGGACAGGGCACACCGGGCGGTGAGCGGTTATGTGGTCGCGCAATTCGCTGTCCTCGTCTGCGCCACCGCCGTCTTCCTCTTCCTGCAGGAATCCATGGATCCCCCGCGGCAATGGCTCTCCGCTGCACTGATCCTGTGGTGGGTGATGAACCTGGGCGCGCTCCTCGATGGCCGGCGTTGGGGCGTCTGGAGCGAGGTGGGCCGGATCTCCCTTCTGGCAGCGCTCATCGCTGCTTCTGCCGACCTGCTGCAAGCACCATGGCATGCGGTGCTCGCCGGCGCGCTTTGGGTCATCTCGGTGATGCATCTGCTGGCCGCCCAGCGCCGCCCGGGAAGCCCAGGGGGATGA
- a CDS encoding lysoplasmalogenase, which yields MSLLKNNWVNGALFAGATAGAIVGEVRDIHPLVYACKPLMMAVLSSWFFFNSRRYGDRFTLLIQAGLFFSLMGDIALMFDHLDQFYFIIGLGAFLLAQICYLLAFAQNVADVGGGQGLLVSSLLAAVMMTYGVLFGIDLTEHLEEEVLVPVGIYAVAITVMGMAAALRFGRTYLPSFLMVFIGAALFIASDSILATSRFVRPVQHADWSVLLTYAAGQYLIARGALRHVLDPEEVRRKAALDT from the coding sequence ATGAGCCTGCTGAAGAACAACTGGGTGAACGGGGCGCTGTTCGCAGGAGCCACCGCAGGCGCTATCGTGGGCGAGGTGCGCGACATCCACCCGCTGGTTTATGCCTGCAAGCCGCTGATGATGGCGGTGCTCTCGAGCTGGTTCTTCTTCAACAGCCGGCGCTACGGCGACCGGTTCACACTGCTCATCCAGGCCGGCCTGTTCTTCTCGCTCATGGGCGACATCGCGCTCATGTTCGACCACCTTGACCAGTTCTACTTCATCATCGGGCTGGGCGCCTTCCTCCTCGCGCAGATCTGCTATCTCCTCGCCTTCGCGCAGAACGTGGCCGATGTGGGCGGCGGTCAAGGGCTCCTGGTCTCTTCGCTCCTCGCCGCGGTGATGATGACCTACGGCGTGCTGTTCGGCATCGACCTGACGGAGCACCTGGAGGAGGAGGTGCTGGTGCCCGTGGGCATCTATGCCGTGGCCATCACGGTCATGGGCATGGCGGCGGCGCTCCGCTTCGGCCGCACCTATCTGCCCAGTTTCCTGATGGTATTCATCGGTGCAGCCCTCTTCATCGCGTCCGACAGCATCCTGGCCACGAGCCGATTCGTCCGTCCGGTCCAGCACGCGGATTGGTCGGTGCTGCTCACTTACGCCGCGGGCCAGTACCTCATCGCCCGTGGCGCGCTCCGGCATGTGCTCGACCCGGAGGAGGTGCGGCGGAAGGCGGCCTTGGACACTTGA